In Vulpes lagopus strain Blue_001 chromosome 15, ASM1834538v1, whole genome shotgun sequence, the sequence CACTAAAGCAAAAGAAGATACCCAAATAAAGATCCCTCAAAATTGCCAAGATATACTTTTGATGGGACATAGCAAGGTGAATTGAGCATTTAACTTCTGAGAGGTAGAATTAGAAAAGGAGAAACTGGATTTATAAACAGCCAAAGCTCATTGAGAAATACATCAGTATAGGAAAATGAGTGCTCTTTGATTTAGTACTACAGGGTAATTGATGTTCTCTTTAAAGAGAGCACTTAAAGTACACTGAAATGTGAGTGTGTTAAAGCAGCACAGAAATCAGAATGtctggggttggggaaggggagtgCAGAAAAGGTGTTTATAGGAGTGTAGACCCTCTCATATGTGTTTGCCATTGATGGCAGGACATGAGTTAGGATAAAGTTACAAGAAAATGCAGGGTTAAAGAAAAGTGGGGAaacaagggagagaaacagatttaAGGACAGCTTTAGAAAAATTGTCAAGACAAGAGATGACTATGGCATAGCTACTAGAACATATGTGCATGCagggagagaatgtgtgtgctgggggctggggaaggaggaggcaggctgTTTTAGATGGCCTCATGCAAATGTGTCAGAATACCAAATAATCTTTCCCATCAGTTTTCAGGTTCCAGAATTCAAAGTGGGATCCTGAAGTATGTCAACATTCAACCAGGCAGCCCACAATAACACTTCAATGGCCCCCACCTTCCTGTTGGTGGGCATGCCAGGTCTGTCAGCAGTACCCTCCTGGTGGACAATACCACTCATCACCGTCTACCTTCTCTCTGCCCTGGGCAATGGTACTATCCTCTGGATCATTGCCCTGGATCCCACCCTGCACCGCCCAatgtacttcttcctcttcctgctgaGTGTGTCTGATGTTGGCTTGGCCACAGCCCTGATGCCCACCCTGCTGGGTCTTGCCCTTGCTGGCGTCCACGCTGTCCCTGCCTCAGCTTGCCTCCTACAGATGTTCTTTGTCCATGTCTTTTCTGTCATGGAGTCCTCTGTTTTGCTTGCCATGGCCTTAGATAGAGCACTAGCCATCTGCCGCCCTCTCCACTACCCAACACTTCTCACCAATGATGTTGTTAGCAAAATTGGCCTGGCTATAGCCTTCCGATGCTTGGGTCTCCACCTGCCTCTGCCATTCCTCCTGGCTCACATGCCCTACTGCCACCCACAGGTTCTGACCCATTCTTACTGCTTGCACCCAGATATAGCCCATTTGGCCTGTCCGGGAGCTTGGGGTGCATTCTATAGCCTCTTTGTGGTTCTGTCAGCCATGGGATTAGACCCCctgcttattttcttctcctaTGGCCTAATTGGCAGGGTGTTGCAAGGTTTGGGA encodes:
- the LOC121476030 gene encoding olfactory receptor 51S1: MAPTFLLVGMPGLSAVPSWWTIPLITVYLLSALGNGTILWIIALDPTLHRPMYFFLFLLSVSDVGLATALMPTLLGLALAGVHAVPASACLLQMFFVHVFSVMESSVLLAMALDRALAICRPLHYPTLLTNDVVSKIGLAIAFRCLGLHLPLPFLLAHMPYCHPQVLTHSYCLHPDIAHLACPGAWGAFYSLFVVLSAMGLDPLLIFFSYGLIGRVLQGLGSSEDRWKAGQTCAAHLSAVLLFYMPMIFLALIDRLRVPIPQPAHTLLSYIHFLLPPLINPILYSVKMKEIRERILKRLQPRKVGCVQ